The genomic window GTTTAACAACTCACTATTTTGTCCCGCAATTCTTTCAGCTGGCGATTCTGAAAACAATTCTCCTTCATCATCATTATTACATGAAACAATCGAGAAAAACACTAAACAGATTAGCCAATAATTTTTAAATATTTTTTTCATAATTTTTTAATTTACTAATTCTTGAGTTGCTGTATCCATTATAGCTTGTAATTCATAAATATCTATATCAAAATTAGTTTGATAATAATCTACAACCATAGCTTCCTTTTGTCTAATTATTGCTTTGGATTCCTCATTGGAAATACTTTCTACAATAGCATCAAAATCTTCCTTTGAGTTTGTTAACATTTCAGAAACCATTTCCACAAAATCTTCTCCCTCTTGACTTGAACCGTAGGCCGTAATATAACCTAACTCTCTAGCTTCAGCATCTGTTCTATTAAACCATTGCGCTGTGTAATCTGCAGGGTTTATTTGACCATAAGCTACATCAAACGGAATATTTTGATTTAAAATATGCCCGTATTCATGTTGTACTGTTTTTAGAGGTTGTTTAATGCTATTAATATCTGTGAAATCTAAAAAGTCGATATTAAACAATGTTATTTTTGTTCCAGCCTCTGCAACACCTAAGGTAATTGTTGGACTGTTAGGATTATAATTAAAACTACCTACCAAAGTAAACTGACGAGGTGCAATTTTCTTAATAAAATTTGTTCCTCCAACTTGTGTATAAGGCTCAATCCATGCTTTTTGCAAAGCTTCTGCAACTGGCCTAACACTAGCATCTAAAGGAGGGTGTAAATACCTATCAATATCAGTATCATTAATATCCCATTTATAAAGCACCTCTATATTATAAGGCGTTACAAAACTACTTCTAAGCCACACGTCTAAATCGTTTAAAATAGGCATACTTGTATCTATTTGACTTGCTCCAACACCATCTGAACTCTCTGCACATGACGTTAAAAAAGTCAAACCTACAGATGCTAATGCTATATATATATATTTTTTCATTTCCGTATTATTATTTATAATTTATATAATTACCTTGGATTTTGTTGTATACCAAAAGATTGCGCCGCTTCTGGAATTTGTACAACTCTTCTATTATCTCCTTTTGGTAAAGTGTATACATTCCCAAATATATCTTCATGATCTACAACCATATTAAGTCTTTTTATATCAAACCAACGTAAACCTTCGTTATAAAAAACAGTTCTTTTAATACTTAATACACAGTTTACAAAGGCTAATGCATCTGTTGGTATGGTGTAAAACGGTGTAAATAAATCTGCATCGGTAACTTCAAATCGTTCTTGCACATTATCAACACTTAATTCATCAAAATCAGCTAAATAACCTGCTGTTTTTACTGAGTAAGACATATTTATATCTTCAGTAGCTTTTTCCAAATTACCCAACATAGCGTAAGCTTCTGCTCTATTTAACAATGCCTCGTCTGTAGATAATAAAACATACGCAACATAAGTATCTCCAGTTCCTGCCGCTTGATTTATAACTTTAAAATATTCTTGAAACTTTGGTATATTATAAAATAAATCACCACTTCCAAAAACACTATATGACCAAGGTTGTCCCGTACCATTCGTGCCAGGAAAAACCTCATCTCGCTTATCACTATTTAATTGATATCTAGCAGAAAAATGATACCTATTATAAAGTGATTCTGCAGAAACTAATAAAAGATTAGCTGGCTCGAAGTTTGAAGACGTGTATAATGCCGTTTGTTCCGAATAGGTTGCAGGTCTGTAATTATTTGGCCAATCTCTTAAGGCTCCTACTCCTCCAGAGCCAATAGCTATGGTACTTTGAGTAATTACTTTTTCCCATTCTCCTATTTGCAAATAAAATCTAGAAGCAAAAGCACTTGCTGCTTTTGTTGTAAAATGATATGCTGATATAGTATAATTATCCTCTATTAAAGGTAAACCTTCTTCAAGATCTTTCTTTATATTATCATATACGCTCTCAACCGTACCTCTTTCATATTCTCCTAAAAGTACATTTTCTGGTTCGGTAACATACGGAATACCTATACTAGAAGCCGCCGTTGTTGGATCATACGCTTTCGAAAATATATTAACTAACATATAATGCGCATAAGCTCTACAAACTAAAGCTTCTCCTTTTAAATAATTTAATTCGGCTCCACCACCAAGTTCTTCTATGGATAGTAAAGCTTGGTTTGCTTGCGCAATAGCTTTGTAAGCACTATTCCAATAATTAGTAGGCGAATCTATATCCGTATTATTTACATCATCCCAAAAGAACATACGTTCATTAAGTGTTGTAGCAAAATCGATACCAGTATCTGCACTTGGGCCTTTATCTCCAGCGTTATCAGACATAGGTTCTAAAAAAGGGACATATGCACCTTCAGGATAAGCTCCTACTAACAATTCCGAAATTTTCTCTGCAGAATTTATTGTTGTTCTATTGTCTGGCGATTCATCTAGAATATCACTACATGAAGTTACCATTAAAAGCGTCACAAAAACAACGCCTATATTATATTTTATATTTCTCATAGTATATTATTATTAAAATCCAACGTTAAGTGAAAAAGTAAACATTTTAGAAATTGGGTAAGCAACACCACCTGATCTAAAGAACTCAGGATCTTGACCCCCTAATTTTGAATCTGAATAAATTAAAAATGGATTTGTGCTTTGTAAACTCATTCTAACATTAGAAAGGCCTAAACGTTCTGTTACTGGTTTATCCAAAGTATATCCCAATGATATATTTTTCATTCTAATAAAACCACCATCTGCAACTCGTTCCGTAGAATAGTTATAAGCATTATATGCTCTTTCTAATTCATTACTACCGTAAGATTGTATTAAACTAGAAGACGCTATTGTTGGAACATTAGTAATATTCTCATCTCCAGGAGCAATCCATCTATTAACAAACTCTCTTGGAAATACATCTAAATCATCGTACTCTGAGTCATAAGCTGCGTTTAGTCTAACTTTATTACCGTCAGAAAAAGATACAAAGAAACTAAAATCCCAATTCTTATAAGTGAAGTTATTTGCTAAACCACCTGAAAGGTTTGGTTCTGTTCCACCTTCATATTGCAAATAATCTAAAACGTTATCAGTGTCTTGAAAGTCTATTAAATCGTAAGGTTTAGAAGGATCAAAATCTGGATCTTCCGTTAAAAATGTTGGCAACCCCCATTCGTTTAAACCTTCAAATTTAAAAGAAAACAATGAACCTTTTGGATATCCAACAGCATTCCCTCGTCCTGTTCCTGTTACTAAATCGAATACATTTGCTTCTTGTTTTAAAGAAGTAACTTCTTGATTAAATTTAGAGATATTAAACCCTGTTTTCCATCTAAAATTATCCGTATCAACATTCACCGTATTCAACTGAAATTCAACACCGTTGGTTGTCATTTCTGAATTATTCCCTAACTTTATCGACTCTCCACCAATACCTGTTGTTCTAATTAAATCTATTAAATCTTTACCTTTTCTAAAATAGGCATCAAAATTCATCATGATTCTATTATTAAAGAAACCAATATCTAAACCTAAGTTTAGCTCTAAAGTTTTTTCCCAAGTTAACTCCGTATTTTGTAAATCTTCTATATTAATATAGTTTTCACGATCATCATTATAATTCCTATCTGTAATCTGATTTCTAAAAACAGCTAAATTATTGGTAGCATTATTAGCCAACAGAGCTACTAGACCATAACTAGGTCTAAACGCTAAACTAGAAATAACATCAGATTTTTTAATAAAATCTTCTTTATCAACATTCCATTTACCACCTATTGTATATGTTGGTAACCATCTAGAATCTGAAGATTTCCCTGCTCTATTAGACCCTTCGTAATTCCCGGTAAGATTTAATACATATTTTTTTTCAAAATCGTATGTTACATTAGCAAAAAATGAAACCTCACGCTGTCTTGTTTCTGAAGAAGAAAAGTATGGATTACCTTCTAAAATTGCTTTTTTCAAAATATCTGGATCTGTAAAAACAGTACCACCTCTATCAAACTGATAACCGTAACCTGTATTTTTACTTTCACTTCTATCTGCATAGCGATACTCTTGACCTCCATAAACTCTTAAACCATGAGCATCATCTTTAAATCTTTTTGTCCAATCCAAAGTATTTCTAAAAGTATAAGTAACTAAGGTGTTTTTTGAGGTTATTAAAAGCCCCCCAACCGGAAGAACAACTCTTGCTGGTTCATTTGGTGTGTCTGGATCTGAAAACAAGAATGTATTTTGATCTCGAACAATAGTAGTTTCGTCTGATCTATATGCTGCAGCAACATTTGAATTTTCCGTAATTGAATGTTCATTATTTGATGTAGCATAACGCGACGACCCTAAGAAATTATAGGTTAAATTATCATTGATTTTATACTCTGCCTGGCCTTGAAATTTAAAATCGGAAACATTAATTTCAATACCATTGTTACCTAATTCATCAATAATATTAAATGGTGCCCAGTTATATCTTGAATACTCCAACTCACCATCGTCATTTCTGGGACGTAACGCTCTACTTGTATTTAAAGCATAACTAAATGGATTAATATCAAAATCTCTTGTATAAGAACCACTAACTAAATCTTCTTCTCTAGCAAAAGTACCCGGAGCCAATTGATTTCTAATAGAACCTTGTATTTGCGTTGTTATCTTTAACTTATCATCACTTAAGTAATACGTATTTCTTAAATTACCAGTAATTCTACGAACACGATCCGCTATAGACCACCCGCCATCTGTATAATATCCTAAAGAAGCATAAGTTGTTGAATTTTCTCCACCACCAGAAAAACTTAAACCATGAGTTTGAGTTGGTGCAGCATTAAACAATGTTTTAAACCAATCATGATTAGCTAATTCATATTGTTGTAAAAATTTTGCTCTCGCCTCAGGTGTGTTTTGTAATTGATACTGTCCTGTACTTTCGTCATAATTATTGATAGCTCTGTACATAATATTATATATACCACCATAACGACCTTGAAAAGAAGAAGGTAAGTCTAAAAACCCTTTAGATTCCATTTCTCTATAAACAGAAACAGTTTCTTGAGAATTTAATAAATCATAATTAGCATATTTAGGAACAGCTCTAACCGCATATTCTGAAGTATAATTAAATGTAGGCTTTTGATTTTTTTTACCAGATTTAGTTGTAATTACAACAACTCCATTTAAAGCTCTTGCTCCATATAAAGCAGTTGCTGAAGCATCTTTTAAAATTTCAAAACTTTCTACATCTGATGCATTTAAACCAGCAACGGCAGAACTTAATAGTGTACTAGCATCTCCCGAAACTAAATCTGAGACACTCAAGCTAACAATTTCTTCTTGCAGAACACCATCAATAATCCAGATTGGCTTAGTATCTCCCAAAATAGAAGACGATCCACGAATAGTAATTCGAGGTGCAGCTCCAAAAGTACCAGTAACATTTTGCACACTTACACCTGCTGCTCTACCCTCTAAAGCTCTAGAAATATCGGCAACACCATCGAGCTTAATATCTTTCGCTTTAATAGTTTGTGAGGCCCCTGTAAAAAGCTCTCGCTTCACGTTTTGATATCCCGTGATAACAACTGTATCCAAACTTTCCACATCTTCTGTCATTACAACATTAATGATACTAGCATCTTGTACTGTAATAAACTTTGTTGTTAAGCCAACAAAGCTCATTTTTAATACTTCACCAGCTTTAGCCATAATAGCATAGTTCCCATCAAAATCCGAAACAACTCCACGACTACTACCTTTAACTATAACAGTAACTCCCGCTACAGGAACTCCATTTGTGTCAGTAATTAAACCTGAAATTGTTTTTTGTTGAGCATAAGAGAACTGATTTGAAAACACTATAAATAGCATTAGCAAACATGTCAATTTTAATTTCATAAAATAAATATTTGAGTTAGTCAATCACAAACATCTTAATATAATCTTAAAAAAACAAAGAAATCTGTTAAAATTTTAACAAAAACGCAGTATTTAGTGTTATTTGTAAATTACATATCCATAATTTGTGAAATATTGAAACCACTGCTCAAATAATAACAAAATATTATCAATGCCACAAAGCCTAATTTTTTAGTGTTTTATTTCTCCATATCAATAAACAAAAGTTCATACTTTTGGAACAAAAAGAATATGCTTTTAGCAAATCACTCAAACATCATTTTAGAATGTGGCACAGACGAAGCTGGACGAGGCTGTTTAGCCGGGCCAGTTACTGCAGCCGCAGTAATTTTACCCAAGAATTTTAAAAACATCATTTTAAACGATTCTAAACAGCTTAGTGAGAAAAAGCGTGATATTTTAAAACCTATTATAGAAGCACAAGCGTTAACCTTTGCTGTTGCTCATGTTTTTCAAGAAGAAATTGATATTATTAATATATTGAATGCTTCCATTTTAGCCATGCACAAATCTATTAAACAACTTGAGCCACAGCCTGAATTTATAATTGTTGATGGAAATAGATTTAAACCTTTTAAAGATATTCCCTTTGAAACTATAATTAAAGGAGATGGTAAATATTTAAGCATTGCCGCTGCATCGGTATTAGCAAAAACCGCTCGGGATTTATATATGAACAAAATTCATGAAGAATTCCCAATGTATAATTGGAAACAAAATAAAGGCTACCCTACTAAAGAGCATCGACGAGCTATTAAGGAGTTTGGAATTACAAAATATCACAGAAAAACATTTCGTCTTTTACCAGAAGAGTTACAACCTAATACTTAACTTTATAACCACAAATAAATTCAATTTAACATTTCTAATTAGCACTTTTTTAATATTATAAAACCGAAAAATCGTAGGTTTGTAAAAATTAATTCATTCCATGCGATTTTTTTCAATAACCCTTTTACTATTTAT from Algibacter sp. L1A34 includes these protein-coding regions:
- a CDS encoding SusC/RagA family TonB-linked outer membrane protein, encoding MKLKLTCLLMLFIVFSNQFSYAQQKTISGLITDTNGVPVAGVTVIVKGSSRGVVSDFDGNYAIMAKAGEVLKMSFVGLTTKFITVQDASIINVVMTEDVESLDTVVITGYQNVKRELFTGASQTIKAKDIKLDGVADISRALEGRAAGVSVQNVTGTFGAAPRITIRGSSSILGDTKPIWIIDGVLQEEIVSLSVSDLVSGDASTLLSSAVAGLNASDVESFEILKDASATALYGARALNGVVVITTKSGKKNQKPTFNYTSEYAVRAVPKYANYDLLNSQETVSVYREMESKGFLDLPSSFQGRYGGIYNIMYRAINNYDESTGQYQLQNTPEARAKFLQQYELANHDWFKTLFNAAPTQTHGLSFSGGGENSTTYASLGYYTDGGWSIADRVRRITGNLRNTYYLSDDKLKITTQIQGSIRNQLAPGTFAREEDLVSGSYTRDFDINPFSYALNTSRALRPRNDDGELEYSRYNWAPFNIIDELGNNGIEINVSDFKFQGQAEYKINDNLTYNFLGSSRYATSNNEHSITENSNVAAAYRSDETTIVRDQNTFLFSDPDTPNEPARVVLPVGGLLITSKNTLVTYTFRNTLDWTKRFKDDAHGLRVYGGQEYRYADRSESKNTGYGYQFDRGGTVFTDPDILKKAILEGNPYFSSSETRQREVSFFANVTYDFEKKYVLNLTGNYEGSNRAGKSSDSRWLPTYTIGGKWNVDKEDFIKKSDVISSLAFRPSYGLVALLANNATNNLAVFRNQITDRNYNDDRENYINIEDLQNTELTWEKTLELNLGLDIGFFNNRIMMNFDAYFRKGKDLIDLIRTTGIGGESIKLGNNSEMTTNGVEFQLNTVNVDTDNFRWKTGFNISKFNQEVTSLKQEANVFDLVTGTGRGNAVGYPKGSLFSFKFEGLNEWGLPTFLTEDPDFDPSKPYDLIDFQDTDNVLDYLQYEGGTEPNLSGGLANNFTYKNWDFSFFVSFSDGNKVRLNAAYDSEYDDLDVFPREFVNRWIAPGDENITNVPTIASSSLIQSYGSNELERAYNAYNYSTERVADGGFIRMKNISLGYTLDKPVTERLGLSNVRMSLQSTNPFLIYSDSKLGGQDPEFFRSGGVAYPISKMFTFSLNVGF
- a CDS encoding ribonuclease HII, which produces MLLANHSNIILECGTDEAGRGCLAGPVTAAAVILPKNFKNIILNDSKQLSEKKRDILKPIIEAQALTFAVAHVFQEEIDIINILNASILAMHKSIKQLEPQPEFIIVDGNRFKPFKDIPFETIIKGDGKYLSIAAASVLAKTARDLYMNKIHEEFPMYNWKQNKGYPTKEHRRAIKEFGITKYHRKTFRLLPEELQPNT
- a CDS encoding RagB/SusD family nutrient uptake outer membrane protein translates to MRNIKYNIGVVFVTLLMVTSCSDILDESPDNRTTINSAEKISELLVGAYPEGAYVPFLEPMSDNAGDKGPSADTGIDFATTLNERMFFWDDVNNTDIDSPTNYWNSAYKAIAQANQALLSIEELGGGAELNYLKGEALVCRAYAHYMLVNIFSKAYDPTTAASSIGIPYVTEPENVLLGEYERGTVESVYDNIKKDLEEGLPLIEDNYTISAYHFTTKAASAFASRFYLQIGEWEKVITQSTIAIGSGGVGALRDWPNNYRPATYSEQTALYTSSNFEPANLLLVSAESLYNRYHFSARYQLNSDKRDEVFPGTNGTGQPWSYSVFGSGDLFYNIPKFQEYFKVINQAAGTGDTYVAYVLLSTDEALLNRAEAYAMLGNLEKATEDINMSYSVKTAGYLADFDELSVDNVQERFEVTDADLFTPFYTIPTDALAFVNCVLSIKRTVFYNEGLRWFDIKRLNMVVDHEDIFGNVYTLPKGDNRRVVQIPEAAQSFGIQQNPR
- a CDS encoding putative zinc-binding metallopeptidase, encoding MKKYIYIALASVGLTFLTSCAESSDGVGASQIDTSMPILNDLDVWLRSSFVTPYNIEVLYKWDINDTDIDRYLHPPLDASVRPVAEALQKAWIEPYTQVGGTNFIKKIAPRQFTLVGSFNYNPNSPTITLGVAEAGTKITLFNIDFLDFTDINSIKQPLKTVQHEYGHILNQNIPFDVAYGQINPADYTAQWFNRTDAEARELGYITAYGSSQEGEDFVEMVSEMLTNSKEDFDAIVESISNEESKAIIRQKEAMVVDYYQTNFDIDIYELQAIMDTATQELVN